A window of the Fuscovulum sp. genome harbors these coding sequences:
- the efp gene encoding elongation factor P yields MPKINGNEIKPGMVLEHDGGLWAAVKANHVKPGKGGAFAQVELKNLRDGRKLNERFRSEDKVEEVKLENKDQQFLYETDGRLVFMDSETYEQIELDAELLGDRRPFLQDGMTATIRYYGDEALAVTLPQKVRCRIVETEPVVKGQTAANSFKPAILDNGVRIMIPPFIGQDEEIIVHTELMEYSERA; encoded by the coding sequence ATGACGGTGGCCTCTGGGCGGCAGTCAAGGCGAACCATGTCAAACCCGGCAAGGGCGGGGCCTTCGCGCAGGTGGAACTGAAGAACCTGCGTGACGGCCGCAAACTGAACGAACGCTTCCGGTCTGAAGACAAGGTCGAAGAGGTTAAACTCGAAAACAAGGACCAGCAGTTTCTGTACGAAACCGATGGCCGCCTCGTGTTCATGGATTCGGAAACCTATGAACAGATCGAACTGGATGCCGAACTGCTGGGCGACCGCCGCCCTTTCCTGCAGGACGGCATGACCGCGACCATCCGCTATTATGGCGATGAGGCGCTGGCCGTCACCCTGCCGCAAAAGGTGCGCTGCCGGATCGTGGAAACCGAACCGGTGGTCAAGGGGCAGACGGCAGCGAACAGCTTCAAGCCCGCGATCCTCGATAACGGCGTGCGCATCATGATCCCGCCCTTCATCGGTCAGGATGAGGAAATCATCGTTCATACCGAACTGATGGAATATTCCGAACGCGCCTGA